The proteins below come from a single Ignavibacteriales bacterium genomic window:
- a CDS encoding alginate lyase family protein: MHRLINPLMWQWHGRTRVERLSDAEFRNTFPLRQDPAGFLLDFHESARLRFFFHPRNKKDFFLYLLTQTQPYEEVLSDAQDVLENKFEAFGLGKTSLGESIHWQRDFSSGRIWPMKPLSAGELLDIGKPSDIKIVWELNRFHQVWWLGKAYWATQNEEYARKFGELVEDWIQKNPVGRGPNWSIAMEVALRACNWIAGYYFFCDSKSLTDDFWLKFLKSLYSHGRYVESHLEYAKRNGNHLLADVVGLLMMGVFFRPAPFGARWTEWGARTLQEEMQTQVYPDGVNYEKSVGYHRLVLELFYTAAILCRNNKIPLEEAFTKRLEKMFEFVQAYTRPDGSSPVVGDADDARLFQFSTREDFNDHRHALSVGALLFDRADFRSTAERFTQDALWLFGGEGFEKHQRLQASVSAAESKDFPDGGYYVMRSGEVHLFVDAGDIGMLGRGGHGHNDTFSFEFWCDGSPLIVDSGTFTYSADVYLRNEFRRSQAHNTLVVDKKEIADFTGLWSIQSDDTNPKILTWSSDAERDVLEVEHSAYLSLPSRITHRRRFEFAKAPLSLIVTDALLGSGSHLFESYLHFAPGVSLELTGPQKAIARNQNGRYIVSVSRGEFSPEDTWYSRSYGVKERNKTLKISLNAIVPAEIQITLSRDTAA; this comes from the coding sequence ATGCATCGCCTCATCAATCCCCTGATGTGGCAATGGCATGGACGTACGCGGGTTGAGCGGCTGTCGGACGCAGAGTTCCGAAACACATTTCCGTTGCGACAGGACCCGGCTGGTTTTCTCCTGGACTTCCACGAGTCAGCGCGGCTCCGATTCTTCTTCCACCCCCGCAACAAGAAGGACTTCTTCCTCTATCTCCTTACACAAACGCAGCCGTACGAGGAAGTTCTCTCTGACGCCCAGGATGTCCTCGAAAACAAATTTGAGGCTTTCGGCCTTGGCAAGACCAGCCTCGGCGAGAGCATCCACTGGCAAAGAGATTTCAGCAGCGGTAGGATCTGGCCGATGAAACCTCTTTCCGCCGGCGAGCTGCTCGATATCGGCAAACCATCGGATATCAAGATCGTATGGGAGTTGAACCGATTCCATCAGGTTTGGTGGCTGGGGAAGGCGTATTGGGCGACGCAAAACGAAGAATATGCACGCAAGTTCGGCGAACTGGTCGAAGACTGGATTCAGAAAAACCCCGTTGGACGCGGTCCAAATTGGAGCATCGCAATGGAGGTGGCCCTCCGTGCCTGTAACTGGATCGCGGGCTACTATTTCTTCTGTGATTCAAAATCACTGACGGATGATTTCTGGCTGAAGTTTCTGAAGAGCCTGTATTCCCACGGACGTTACGTGGAAAGTCATCTTGAGTACGCGAAGCGCAATGGCAACCATCTGCTGGCGGACGTCGTTGGGCTCCTGATGATGGGAGTCTTCTTCCGCCCGGCTCCGTTTGGGGCGCGATGGACCGAGTGGGGAGCACGAACTTTGCAGGAAGAAATGCAGACCCAGGTGTACCCGGACGGTGTGAACTACGAGAAATCGGTCGGATATCACCGGCTGGTCCTCGAACTCTTCTATACCGCGGCAATCCTGTGCCGCAATAACAAGATTCCCCTCGAAGAGGCGTTCACGAAGCGGCTGGAGAAGATGTTTGAGTTCGTCCAGGCTTACACCAGACCCGACGGCTCTTCTCCGGTTGTGGGTGACGCTGACGACGCACGTCTGTTTCAGTTTTCAACCCGCGAGGATTTCAACGACCATCGGCACGCTCTGTCGGTGGGAGCTCTCCTTTTCGATCGGGCGGATTTCCGTTCTACGGCAGAACGTTTTACACAGGACGCGCTCTGGCTCTTTGGCGGCGAAGGGTTCGAAAAACATCAGCGGTTGCAGGCATCGGTAAGTGCGGCCGAATCGAAGGATTTTCCCGACGGCGGATACTATGTGATGCGAAGCGGTGAAGTCCACCTGTTCGTCGATGCCGGTGACATCGGCATGCTCGGCCGCGGCGGACACGGACACAACGACACCTTCAGCTTCGAGTTCTGGTGCGACGGGTCCCCACTCATCGTGGACTCAGGAACGTTCACGTATTCGGCGGACGTCTACCTGAGAAACGAGTTTCGGCGTTCACAAGCGCACAACACGCTGGTCGTCGACAAGAAGGAAATCGCCGACTTCACGGGCTTGTGGTCAATCCAATCCGATGACACCAATCCAAAGATACTGACATGGAGTTCCGACGCCGAACGGGACGTACTGGAAGTGGAACACTCCGCGTATCTCTCCCTCCCCTCGCGGATCACGCACCGGAGAAGATTCGAATTCGCAAAAGCCCCCCTCTCTCTCATTGTGACAGACGCACTCCTGGGATCGGGATCGCATTTGTTTGAGAGTTATCTTCACTTCGCGCCCGGTGTTTCTCTCGAGCTAACGGGCCCCCAAAAAGCCATAGCAAGGAATCAAAACGGACGTTATATTGTATCCGTTAGCCGGGGGGAGTTTTCTCCCGAAGACACCTGGTACTCCCGGAGCTATGGTGTGAAGGAAAGGAACAAGACGTTGAAGATTTCGCTCAACGCCATCGTTCCAGCCGAAATCCAGATCACGCTGAGCCGGGACACTGCCGCCTAA
- a CDS encoding glycosyltransferase family 2 protein, translated as MKKNPPSRKNLPTVSVVIPVFNEVENIPILFDHLKKAIHGLPYNFETFFVDDGSTDGTFLAIKDLQQRDRNVKAISFSRNFGHQAALTAGLHYASGDAVITMDGDLQHPPSLIPTLIEKWREGYEIVYTTRESTADETFFKKMTSRLFYKIINAFSETPVQPFAADFRLLDRSVVRSLNTLEERDRFLRGLIGWLGFSTIGVPYTADPRAAGTSKYTVGKMMKLAFNGIISFSAAPLHAVTYLGLFASIVGFLYGMYSLYVRFFTNDTVQGWTSLVIVILFLGGVQLISIGILGEYLIRVYDETKRRPLYIVRNAIGLDDARKS; from the coding sequence GTGAAAAAGAACCCGCCGTCCCGAAAGAATCTGCCGACTGTCTCCGTCGTCATTCCCGTCTTCAACGAGGTGGAGAACATCCCCATTCTCTTCGATCATCTCAAGAAGGCGATTCACGGTCTCCCTTACAATTTTGAAACATTTTTCGTGGATGACGGCAGTACGGACGGAACCTTCCTGGCGATCAAGGATCTTCAGCAACGCGACAGGAACGTAAAAGCAATCTCCTTTTCCCGCAATTTCGGCCATCAAGCTGCGCTGACCGCCGGGCTCCACTACGCCTCGGGCGACGCCGTCATCACGATGGACGGAGATCTCCAGCATCCCCCATCCCTCATTCCGACCTTGATTGAGAAGTGGCGTGAAGGATATGAAATCGTCTACACAACGCGCGAGTCGACAGCTGATGAAACATTTTTCAAGAAGATGACCTCCCGGCTGTTCTACAAGATCATCAATGCATTTTCGGAGACTCCCGTGCAGCCGTTCGCTGCCGATTTTCGTCTCCTGGATCGTTCGGTTGTCAGGAGTCTGAACACGCTTGAAGAACGCGATCGGTTCCTGCGCGGGCTCATTGGCTGGCTTGGTTTTTCTACCATCGGAGTCCCGTATACGGCTGATCCCCGTGCCGCGGGAACAAGCAAATACACCGTCGGCAAGATGATGAAGCTCGCGTTCAATGGTATTATCTCGTTTTCCGCTGCGCCGCTGCACGCGGTGACCTACCTTGGTCTTTTCGCTTCGATCGTTGGCTTTCTGTACGGAATGTACTCCCTCTATGTTCGGTTCTTCACAAATGATACCGTGCAGGGATGGACCTCGCTCGTGATCGTCATTCTGTTCCTCGGAGGTGTGCAGCTGATCAGCATCGGAATCCTCGGAGAATACCTGATTCGTGTCTATGACGAGACGAAGCGGCGTCCGTTGTACATCGTACGAAACGCCATCGGATTAGACGATGCCCGCAAATCCTAA
- the asnB gene encoding asparagine synthase (glutamine-hydrolyzing) produces the protein MCGIAGIFSPEGKPADSGLLVRMTTALRHRGPDDEGFLLAHTASAKVQPFRGSDTVPEITNPDINAPFRFDDSPNLALGWRRLGIIDLSPTGHQPMTNADRTVWIVFNGEIYNYIELRKELQAAGFVFRTQSDTEVILHAYTAWGPECVNRLNGMWGFALYDTKQRKLFCARDRFGIKPFYYWWDGTTLLFASEIKALLESREIPRVANGGMVYDYLAHRIIDHTDQTFFESIYQLRPGHWLQIDKSGLRTHQYYQLTYSPDAGTYDEAQCRRYVDEFRERFTDSIRLHLRTDATIGSCLSGGLDSSSIVCTGNQLIFGSEGVSRSIVGDRQKTFTATYADARFSEDQFVQSVIGQTHAAPFFIQPSSEGLRADLPAFVRAHDEPVISTSMYAQWNVMKLASQNKIKVLLDGQGGDELLGGYRWHFPVFHGQLMKELRFGDLLREISSTQGVTGLSMASLAKPILQKLAKSLVPKNLRSEFLGVSGYINSDFASRSANRATALTKSDFSLQRRLWEEETRFNLQQLLHYEDRNSMAFSIEARVPFVEYRLIEFVMNVPAVYKIHEGWSKYLLRRSMEGLLPKDIQWRRDKMGFVTPEELWMRELHGDFRTLLRQQPLRAGRFLLTEKFAHDFEQSTLPLASSDTWRFLNLELWMREFAVS, from the coding sequence TTGTGCGGAATAGCCGGAATATTTTCTCCTGAAGGGAAACCTGCTGACAGCGGTCTCCTCGTACGGATGACCACCGCACTGCGGCATCGCGGACCGGACGACGAGGGTTTCTTGCTTGCTCACACAGCATCTGCAAAGGTGCAGCCGTTCCGTGGAAGCGACACCGTCCCCGAAATCACCAACCCGGATATCAACGCCCCTTTCAGGTTTGACGACTCTCCCAATCTCGCCCTCGGCTGGAGACGTCTCGGCATCATCGATCTCTCCCCCACCGGGCATCAACCGATGACGAATGCAGATCGAACCGTCTGGATCGTCTTCAACGGCGAGATCTACAACTACATCGAACTACGGAAAGAACTTCAGGCAGCCGGGTTTGTCTTCCGCACACAATCCGACACAGAGGTCATCCTCCACGCCTACACCGCGTGGGGTCCCGAGTGCGTCAACAGGCTCAACGGGATGTGGGGATTTGCGCTCTATGATACCAAGCAGCGGAAACTGTTTTGTGCGCGCGATCGGTTCGGGATTAAACCGTTCTACTATTGGTGGGACGGCACAACGCTCCTGTTCGCGTCTGAGATCAAGGCGTTGCTCGAATCCCGCGAAATACCCCGCGTTGCGAACGGCGGGATGGTCTACGACTATCTCGCGCACAGGATCATCGACCATACCGATCAAACGTTTTTCGAATCCATTTACCAGCTCCGCCCCGGTCATTGGCTCCAGATCGATAAGTCGGGCTTGCGGACCCACCAGTATTACCAGCTCACCTATTCGCCGGATGCCGGTACGTATGACGAGGCGCAATGCCGCAGATACGTGGATGAATTCCGCGAGCGATTCACAGACTCGATCAGGCTCCACCTTCGCACCGACGCGACCATTGGAAGCTGCCTGAGCGGCGGACTCGATTCATCATCGATTGTCTGCACGGGTAACCAGCTGATTTTTGGTTCAGAGGGTGTCAGCCGCTCAATTGTCGGCGACCGGCAGAAGACCTTCACCGCGACGTACGCCGATGCGCGGTTCAGCGAAGATCAGTTCGTTCAGAGCGTCATCGGCCAGACACATGCCGCACCGTTCTTCATTCAACCGTCCAGCGAAGGCTTACGGGCTGATCTGCCCGCATTCGTACGGGCGCACGACGAGCCGGTGATCTCCACTTCGATGTACGCACAGTGGAACGTGATGAAACTCGCCTCTCAGAACAAGATCAAGGTGCTTCTCGACGGTCAGGGGGGCGACGAATTGCTCGGCGGCTACCGCTGGCATTTCCCTGTCTTCCATGGCCAGCTTATGAAAGAGCTTCGGTTCGGCGACCTGCTTCGTGAAATCAGTTCGACTCAAGGCGTGACCGGCCTTTCAATGGCGAGCCTGGCGAAGCCGATTCTGCAGAAGCTCGCCAAGTCCCTCGTACCGAAAAACTTGCGGAGCGAATTCCTTGGCGTATCGGGCTACATCAATAGCGACTTCGCTTCCCGAAGCGCCAACCGTGCGACAGCCCTGACGAAGAGCGACTTCAGTCTCCAACGTCGACTGTGGGAGGAGGAAACACGCTTCAACCTCCAGCAGCTGCTTCATTACGAAGATCGAAATTCGATGGCGTTCTCCATCGAGGCGCGAGTTCCCTTTGTCGAGTACCGATTGATCGAATTCGTGATGAATGTCCCGGCGGTGTACAAAATCCATGAGGGCTGGTCGAAGTATCTTCTTCGCCGCTCGATGGAAGGCCTGCTCCCTAAAGACATCCAGTGGAGACGGGACAAGATGGGGTTCGTGACTCCCGAGGAGCTTTGGATGCGTGAACTTCACGGCGATTTCCGGACACTGCTTCGTCAGCAGCCGCTGCGCGCAGGACGTTTTCTGCTGACGGAGAAGTTCGCACATGATTTTGAACAATCGACATTGCCGTTGGCCAGCAGCGACACCTGGCGTTTCCTGAATCTCGAGCTCTGGATGCGCGAATTCGCAGTCAGTTGA
- a CDS encoding GDP-mannose 4,6-dehydratase produces MNIVVIGGAGFIGCNVADYYLKNGHHVTVFDNFSRKGTLQNLQWLQTKYKENLTVVQGDTRIDFNKLKSTVGKADIVFHLAAQVAVTTSVVDPREDFEINALGTFNVLEAIRLSGNKPVVLYSSTNKVYGGMEHVKIVERNGVYDYDTLPQGVSESEQLDFHSPYGCSKGTADQYMIDYSRIYGLRTVVFRQSCIYGYRQFGVEDQGWVAHFTISAMFNRALSIYGDGKQVRDVLFIDDLVRAYDMATQQINKTSGKAYNIGGGPQKKMSLLELIAYLEKFFGKKLTYTFGDWRPGDQRVFICDIRKAKNEFDWEPKIGVEDGVQLLAAWVKENKDEFKSIYF; encoded by the coding sequence ATGAACATTGTCGTTATCGGCGGGGCTGGATTCATCGGCTGTAATGTTGCAGATTACTACCTGAAGAACGGACATCACGTCACAGTGTTCGACAACTTCTCCCGCAAGGGAACACTGCAAAACCTTCAGTGGCTGCAGACGAAGTACAAAGAGAACCTGACGGTCGTGCAGGGGGACACCCGCATTGATTTCAATAAGCTCAAGTCGACAGTGGGCAAGGCGGACATTGTCTTTCACCTTGCCGCCCAGGTAGCCGTGACCACGTCCGTTGTGGACCCGCGGGAAGATTTCGAAATTAACGCGCTCGGGACGTTCAACGTCCTCGAGGCAATCCGGCTCTCCGGCAACAAGCCGGTCGTCCTCTATTCGTCAACGAACAAAGTCTATGGCGGGATGGAGCACGTGAAAATTGTGGAGCGGAACGGAGTCTATGACTACGATACCCTTCCGCAGGGAGTCTCCGAGAGCGAACAACTCGATTTCCATTCTCCCTACGGCTGCAGCAAGGGAACGGCAGATCAGTATATGATCGACTATTCCAGGATCTACGGCCTCCGGACCGTGGTATTCCGCCAGTCCTGCATCTATGGATACCGGCAGTTCGGCGTTGAAGATCAGGGTTGGGTCGCACATTTCACGATTTCTGCCATGTTCAACCGCGCCCTCTCGATCTATGGCGACGGGAAACAGGTCCGCGACGTCCTGTTCATCGATGACCTCGTCCGGGCATACGACATGGCGACGCAGCAGATCAACAAAACCTCCGGGAAAGCCTACAACATCGGCGGCGGGCCGCAGAAGAAGATGTCGCTTCTGGAACTGATCGCGTACCTCGAGAAGTTCTTCGGCAAGAAGCTGACCTATACGTTTGGCGACTGGCGTCCGGGCGATCAAAGAGTCTTCATCTGCGATATCCGCAAGGCGAAGAATGAGTTTGACTGGGAACCGAAGATCGGCGTCGAAGATGGCGTGCAACTCCTCGCCGCGTGGGTGAAGGAGAACAAAGACGAATTCAAGTCAATCTACTTCTGA
- a CDS encoding glycosyltransferase: MASPAGTFLKNKDIVIISISDWEGPKRIRQFLSEELARQGNRVLFVESQYTLSKFIQKPNVSRALRFLKGPRRQADNLYLLSTIPFIPGGEFSAGISRTNWNLERSFLRQAMKRLGFHDPILWIFAYNASPLIGKLGESLSLYFCNDAFSLLVDSKTLQQRIVSLEREVLQKVDVTFTVSDKLSEEKSRFHKSVHTICHGVDYALFDRAAGANVGRPVDMPSGKPVIGYSGVIRYMLDLELIRFLADQKPDWDFVLVGPVSESRSEFYAHIENLRRRPNVHFLGSKRPEELPAYINAFDVCLLPYIKGEVSTYYAAPLKFYEYLAAGKCVVSTVGPKEYDRDVVINGTSQQEVLAAIAEALSMESPALMLKRKEIAKRNSWSERVRQIDAILAAGSV, from the coding sequence ATGGCCTCACCCGCGGGCACATTCCTGAAGAACAAAGACATCGTCATTATTTCCATTTCTGATTGGGAAGGTCCCAAGCGGATTCGACAGTTCTTATCCGAAGAGCTGGCTCGCCAGGGAAACAGGGTTCTGTTCGTCGAATCGCAATACACGCTCTCCAAATTCATCCAGAAACCCAATGTTTCCCGTGCGCTCCGATTCCTCAAGGGTCCCCGGCGTCAGGCAGACAATCTTTATCTTCTTTCTACGATTCCATTTATACCCGGCGGTGAATTCAGCGCCGGAATCAGCCGGACGAATTGGAATCTCGAACGATCATTTCTCCGTCAGGCAATGAAGCGCCTCGGATTCCACGATCCAATTCTCTGGATCTTTGCCTACAACGCCAGTCCGCTCATCGGCAAGCTTGGTGAATCGCTCTCACTCTATTTCTGCAACGATGCCTTCAGTCTCCTCGTCGACTCAAAAACCTTGCAGCAGCGAATTGTATCGCTCGAGCGGGAAGTCCTGCAGAAGGTCGACGTCACCTTTACCGTTTCAGACAAGCTCTCGGAAGAGAAATCCCGCTTTCATAAATCCGTTCACACAATCTGCCATGGGGTGGATTACGCGCTTTTTGACCGGGCAGCCGGAGCGAACGTTGGCCGGCCTGTTGACATGCCCTCCGGGAAACCTGTCATAGGGTACTCGGGCGTTATTCGCTACATGCTCGACCTCGAGCTCATCCGGTTTCTGGCTGACCAGAAACCCGATTGGGACTTCGTTCTGGTCGGGCCGGTGAGCGAGAGCCGGTCTGAGTTCTACGCGCACATCGAAAACCTCAGGCGGCGGCCGAACGTTCACTTCCTTGGATCGAAGCGCCCCGAAGAACTTCCCGCATATATCAACGCGTTTGATGTGTGCCTTCTCCCCTATATCAAGGGGGAAGTGTCGACATACTACGCTGCCCCGTTGAAGTTCTATGAGTATCTCGCAGCCGGCAAGTGCGTCGTTTCGACGGTTGGACCAAAGGAGTATGATCGCGACGTCGTCATCAATGGAACTTCTCAACAGGAAGTTCTTGCTGCCATTGCAGAAGCTCTGTCCATGGAGTCACCAGCGCTGATGTTGAAACGGAAAGAGATCGCCAAACGCAACAGCTGGTCGGAACGGGTCCGGCAGATTGATGCCATACTCGCTGCCGGATCCGTCTAA
- a CDS encoding glycosyltransferase family 4 protein → MNSRQKILIICPGARSPFVRSDAAILAKHYPTEILGVDTLPFPRKLVLLFRLLSLLLKGEVLMVLMYFSVPIYAPFVVTLAKLFGKKVVVITGGYDTTYVPVIDWGEMKTWWKRIAQRYALFMVDLVLCFSEFSKSDVLKYAKPKRSKALYFGIDTEYFKPSGPKEPLVITVCFQVNESTLIQKGLRTMIESARSIPEAQFVLIGETSNDAAVADARRTAPANVRFQDKFIFDEELLHYYQRATVYVQASAHEGFGIANAEAMSCECIPVVTNTTALPEVVGDAGFFVPFGDVPATAQAIRRALASPELGKKARARILENFTFDIHERTLLADVRSVIGH, encoded by the coding sequence ATGAATAGCCGCCAGAAAATACTGATCATCTGTCCAGGGGCAAGGTCCCCGTTCGTTCGCAGCGATGCCGCGATCCTCGCGAAGCACTATCCGACGGAAATCCTCGGCGTCGATACACTCCCCTTTCCGCGAAAACTGGTCCTCCTTTTCCGGCTCCTTTCGCTGCTCTTGAAGGGAGAGGTATTGATGGTGCTGATGTACTTCTCGGTTCCGATCTATGCGCCGTTTGTCGTTACGCTGGCGAAGTTGTTCGGAAAGAAAGTCGTCGTCATTACCGGCGGGTACGACACGACCTACGTCCCGGTTATCGATTGGGGAGAAATGAAGACCTGGTGGAAACGGATCGCTCAGAGATATGCACTTTTCATGGTCGACCTTGTCCTCTGTTTCTCGGAATTCTCGAAGAGCGACGTTCTTAAGTATGCGAAGCCGAAGCGCTCCAAGGCGCTCTACTTCGGCATCGACACGGAGTATTTCAAACCGTCCGGACCAAAAGAGCCGCTGGTAATCACGGTATGCTTTCAGGTGAACGAGAGCACCCTCATCCAGAAAGGGTTGCGGACGATGATCGAAAGCGCTCGCTCCATCCCCGAGGCTCAGTTCGTCCTGATCGGTGAAACGAGCAATGATGCTGCCGTCGCGGACGCGCGCCGCACAGCTCCGGCAAATGTCCGCTTCCAGGACAAGTTCATATTCGACGAGGAGTTGCTTCATTACTATCAGCGGGCGACAGTGTACGTGCAGGCTTCGGCACACGAAGGATTTGGAATTGCCAACGCCGAGGCGATGTCATGCGAATGCATACCGGTCGTGACAAACACTACAGCACTCCCTGAAGTTGTCGGGGATGCAGGATTCTTTGTTCCGTTTGGAGATGTACCGGCAACTGCGCAGGCAATCAGGCGCGCATTGGCCTCGCCCGAGCTTGGAAAGAAAGCGCGTGCACGCATCCTCGAGAATTTCACATTTGACATCCACGAGCGCACATTGCTTGCCGACGTGCGCTCCGTAATCGGCCACTAA
- a CDS encoding polysaccharide biosynthesis C-terminal domain-containing protein, whose amino-acid sequence MGILGRNFLHTAVSNFVLKFVVGMVIAVVLGNALEIAERGEYFLLVLIITTITTVLNFGIPGTNTYFRAQKKFSRAQLTRASIILTIPISVLSFGLLFLVYILRLNFLFPIDKMTPAVIASLCIIPVVFFSQFAQGIIVGENRISLNNYISLSSQGALAITLTILYALHALTVTIAIGLFAASFLLAFGIIIYTSFPPLGEVLRARLHWHEYRELVGFSATIHVGNLTQFFNYRLDAFIVSYFLGLGGVGIYSYSKTFAESVWLLSASMAAVLLPTLAGHHAHSKMIAVKAVVATFAVSLAAGIAAFLIGPPVIRILLPRFVGSINPFLFLLPGVVIFSLTNVLATYLTAAGKPGYNAAIAFISFLFTVIFDILLIPRYGMSGAAFASGISYTMSSIMTVGVFWRVSNMTTSEFLEILKSMSMDFRSIAARLRQRIGRGNN is encoded by the coding sequence ATGGGAATCCTCGGACGTAATTTTCTTCATACTGCAGTTTCAAACTTCGTCCTGAAGTTCGTCGTCGGCATGGTTATTGCCGTCGTCCTGGGCAACGCTCTCGAGATAGCCGAACGCGGAGAGTACTTCCTCCTCGTCCTGATTATCACCACGATCACAACCGTTTTGAACTTCGGCATTCCAGGTACGAACACCTATTTTAGAGCTCAGAAGAAATTCAGTCGCGCCCAGCTCACACGGGCGTCAATTATTCTCACGATTCCAATCAGCGTTCTCAGTTTCGGGCTCCTGTTTCTCGTCTACATCCTTCGACTGAACTTCCTCTTCCCGATCGACAAGATGACGCCGGCTGTCATCGCATCGCTCTGCATTATCCCCGTCGTCTTTTTTTCCCAGTTTGCCCAGGGGATCATTGTCGGCGAGAACAGGATCAGCCTGAACAACTACATTTCGCTCAGCAGTCAGGGAGCCCTCGCCATCACGCTCACAATTCTCTATGCACTTCATGCCTTGACGGTGACGATCGCAATCGGGCTCTTTGCGGCCAGTTTCCTGCTCGCTTTCGGTATCATCATCTACACATCGTTTCCGCCTCTGGGGGAGGTTCTTCGTGCGCGCCTCCATTGGCATGAATACCGCGAACTCGTTGGGTTTTCTGCCACAATCCACGTTGGCAATCTGACGCAGTTTTTCAACTATCGGCTTGATGCGTTCATCGTCAGTTATTTTCTCGGGCTCGGGGGGGTCGGCATTTACAGTTACTCGAAAACGTTCGCCGAATCCGTATGGCTCCTCTCTGCTTCGATGGCCGCCGTTCTTCTGCCGACGCTCGCAGGACATCATGCCCACTCCAAGATGATCGCGGTCAAGGCGGTCGTCGCGACGTTCGCGGTTTCTTTGGCTGCAGGTATCGCTGCGTTCCTGATCGGGCCGCCAGTAATAAGAATTCTCCTTCCCCGGTTCGTCGGCTCCATTAACCCGTTTCTCTTCCTTCTCCCGGGCGTGGTGATTTTTTCCCTCACAAATGTCCTCGCAACGTACCTGACGGCTGCCGGAAAGCCCGGGTACAACGCCGCGATAGCGTTTATTTCGTTTCTATTCACGGTCATTTTTGATATTTTGTTGATTCCACGGTATGGTATGTCCGGCGCCGCTTTCGCCTCCGGCATTTCATACACGATGTCGTCGATCATGACCGTCGGTGTCTTCTGGCGGGTCTCGAACATGACGACTTCGGAATTTCTGGAAATCTTGAAGTCGATGTCGATGGATTTCCGGAGCATCGCCGCCCGATTGCGTCAGCGGATTGGCCGTGGAAACAACTAA
- a CDS encoding class I SAM-dependent methyltransferase: MKSYIKQFSERPQYLSERLYFERFHGASAGPILEIGCSVGHHTQFGGERKIGIDYDFDALKIARDKGFTVAQVDVQPGLPFKDASFTSIDCQHVIEHVEQPLFLMKECLRVLKPGGRAVIVTPNVRAVGFEFYVDYTHIRPFTSTSLERVACDAGFSRYKVQSSYTGIPLTKLLNQRGLLSIEGALKVQSLFYSLGMRVKETLVLIAEK; the protein is encoded by the coding sequence ATGAAGAGTTACATCAAGCAATTCTCCGAGCGACCGCAATACCTCTCGGAACGGCTCTACTTTGAGCGGTTCCACGGGGCATCGGCGGGTCCGATTCTTGAAATCGGTTGCAGCGTCGGCCACCACACGCAGTTTGGCGGCGAGCGGAAGATCGGCATCGACTATGATTTCGACGCGCTAAAGATTGCACGCGACAAGGGATTCACCGTGGCTCAGGTTGATGTTCAACCCGGCCTGCCGTTCAAGGACGCTTCGTTCACCTCCATCGACTGCCAGCATGTCATCGAGCACGTTGAACAGCCCCTCTTTCTTATGAAGGAATGTCTGCGAGTGCTCAAGCCGGGCGGGCGGGCAGTCATTGTAACACCGAATGTCCGCGCCGTGGGTTTTGAATTCTATGTCGACTATACCCACATCCGGCCCTTCACATCGACAAGCCTGGAACGGGTCGCTTGCGACGCCGGCTTCTCCCGCTACAAGGTGCAGTCTTCCTATACCGGAATACCGCTCACAAAACTGCTCAACCAGCGCGGCCTTCTTTCCATCGAGGGAGCGCTCAAGGTTCAATCTTTGTTCTATTCGCTCGGCATGAGAGTGAAGGAAACGCTCGTTCTCATCGCCGAGAAATGA